The following DNA comes from Candidatus Bathyarchaeota archaeon.
AGTTGCATTTTCTTGTGATAAGCCACTGCGCGTGGTGGGGTTTGCCGGGAGTCATTGAACGTCGTGCTATGGATGCTGCTTTTTTCCAACCTGAAGTCAAACTGTTCGTCACGTGCCGCTAATTATGCTTAGAAGTATTCAGAAAGCGACTATAAAAACAATTACAAGAATCCCTCCCTAATTATGGCTTAATATAGAAGCAGACCACACCACAATAATTGCAGAAAAACCAATGCCATACGAGCAAACCTACTTTACCAAATGCAAATACCCCAAAAAACAACAATTGATCGAACGCCACGTACTGGAAGTCCTCAAATGGGCAAACCAAACCTTCCAAATCAACCTCTTAAACGGCAAAGGCAAACGTGCGTTAGATGTCGGTTGCGCTCTAGGCTTTACCAGCCGGGTGCTGTTGGGGTTGGGATACGAAACTTACGGAGTGGATATTTCAAGTTGGGGCGCAAAACAAGCCAAACTAGCGGGCGGCGGCGAATTTTTGGTCTGCGACGCCCAAACAGCTCTACCCTTAAAAACTGAAGCATTTGATTTGGTGACTTGCTTTGATGTATTGGAACATATGTCTGATCCCGAAAGGGCACTTTTAGGTATGCTTGAAGCCTGCAAAGACACACTTGTCTGCACCACACCCAACCGAAGAGTAGAGAAACCCCTCCGCAAACTGCTCTGCGACTATGACCAAACCCACATCAGCACCAAAACCCCCAAAGAATGGCAAACCGCCGCAGCCCAATTGCCTGCCCAAAGCCGCAGGGTTGAGGCGTTCTATGATTTGGCTGTGAGGTTTGGGGGCAAGCTGTTTTTTAAGTCGTTTAGCCTTCCAACGTATGGATTAACGGTTAGGATAGCTATCAGGAAGTGACTGCGGTGGGGGAATCTGTGGATGTTGTGTTGCTGACTAAAGACAGCGAACGTGTCCTCAGGCGATGCGTAGAATCTATCTACCGAAACGTTCCCGTCGCGCAACTAATCGTGGTGGACGGCTACTCCAAAGACAACACGCTCCAAATCATCACTGAATTCGACAATAAATACCACAACGTCAAAGTCGTCATGGACCGAGGCAACCGCGCCACCGCCCGCCAAAAAGGCATAGAGCACGTCACCGCGGAGTGGTTTCTCTTCGTAGACAGCGACGTGGTGCTGTGTCGCGACTGGTATAAAAAAGCCCAAAAATATATCCAACCCGACGTCGGCGCCGTGTGGGGCATAGAAGTCTGGTCTACAATAACAAACCCCAAAACCCTGCGCCTCTTTTTGACGACAACCCGCAAGATTTTTGAGGTCCGCGGCGGAACCCACGACACCCTCATCCGCACTAGCACAATCAAAGACATCAAAATCCCGCCTGACCTGCATGTGTTTGAGGACTCCTACATTAAAGACTGGATCGCGGGCAAAGGCTACCGCGTGGTCGCCTGCTACAGCCCATTTTGCATCCACTACCGACCTGAGCAAGTGTGGACACTGCGGGGCAGCTTAGGTTTAATCGCGGAAGCTTTCGAATACGGTAGTCCGCAGTTGATTAGCAGGTTGCTGTTGGCTTACGGTTTCTACACTGTGTACTCAGTTTACCAGATGCTTAATTCCTGATTGGGGCGGGTTTTGGGTTTAGGTTTTTAAGCGCACCTTGCCATAGTTTGCTAAGGATTACTTTGAGGGAACCATCCGAAGTCGACGTGGTCATTCTGACAAAGAACAGCGAGCATTTGCTCGCTAAATGCTTGGGTTCAATATACCAAAATGTGCCCGTCAAAAACCTCATCATAATTGACGGCTACTCCACAGATACAACCCTCAAAATCCTCGAGCAATTCAACCGCAAACACCACAACATCCAAATCCACCAACTCAACGGCTCCCGTGCCAAAGCGCGCACCGAAGGCATCCGCAAAGTCACTACCGACTGGTTCCTTTTCGTTGACAGCGACGTGGTACTGTGCCGGGACTGGTTTAGGAAGGCAACTGGGGATTTAGCTGAGGGGGTGGGTGCGGTTTGGGGTTTAAACGTGGATTTGTTGCCTAATGTGAAAAACGGGCGTGTTTTGAAGTTGCAGAGTATGGTTGCTCGGCAATGCTTCAAGCTGCGTGGAGGGATGCATGATACCTTGATTTTGCGTAAGGCGGTGGAGGGCATCGTGATTCCTGAGGCGCTTCACGCTTATGAGGACGCTTACTTGGTGCAGTGGATCGAGGAACACGGCTATCGGGCGGTTATTGGTAGCGGCATCTATTGTCTGCATTGTAAGCCGCCTGAGAACTGGAACCTCAAAAACGGCGTAGAACAAGCCATCGTCGAGTTACGCTGCGGACTGCTATATTCACACATTTTCGAGTACATGGTGTTCTATCCAGTGTTCTTCCTCTACTGGGGACTGCAGCTGCCGCTCAACGGATTTAGAAATGGTTCATCGCGATAATGCTATCCAGAGGTGGTCTGAGGTTGGTCTTGGCAGCATCTCCGCAGACTCATCTCCATGCACAAGGATGCGTTTGTTGGGGTTGGGGTTGAATTCGCCGATGATGTTTGAGTAGATGTGCTCGCGGCTTAGGTTGTTGACGATGTTGTCTGCTTCCGCTGGGTCCGCAGCGATAAGGAGTGCGCCTGAACTAATCAGTTGGAGCGGGTCGATTTCGTAGAAGCGACAAATTTTTGCAGTTTCGGGTTCCACTGTGATTTTCTCTTCCAAAACCCTCACCCCCAAACCCGCCGCATCCGCCAATTCGTGTATGCCGTTTAAGACTCCGCCCTCAGTTGGGTCATGCATCGCGTGCACGCCGCCCGCGCGGTAAGCGATTAAGGCGTCTTTGACGACGCTGATTTGACTGTAAAAATGCTTAGCACCCTCAAGAACCGCTGGCGAAAACACCTTTTTCAACTGTTCTTCGCGGTCTGTTGCTAAAATCGCGGTGCCCTCTATGCCTGCGGTTTTGGTTAGGATGATCTTGTCGCCTGCCTTGGCGCCTGCAGCCGTGACATATTTGCCTTTCTCCGTTAAACCCACTGTGCAGCCCACCACAATCGGGTTAGCTAAGCCGGGGGTGGATTCGCAGTGGCCGCCAACTATGGCTATGCCGAGTTCTTTTGCGGCTTGATGCATCTGTGTGCTTATGGTTTCAACGATTTTGCTGTCCGCACCCGAGGGCAGCATGATGCAGCTAAAGAAGAACGCGGGTTCCACGCCGAAGGTGGAGACGTCGTTAGCGTTGATGTTTATGGCTTCCCAACCGATGCGTTCCACGGCGCCCGTTATGGGGTCCATGGAGACGATGGCGTGTTTGGTGCCTACATCTATAATTGCGCCGTCCACACCTGCCGCTGGTCCGAGAACAACTTCGCTTCGGTCTGCGCCGAGATTTTTGAAGACAACGTCTTTTAGGATGTCTATGGGAATTTTTCCAGGTGGCAGCTTCATGACTTATTCTCTGTTAAAGGTTGCTTTTAAGTTGTGGGAAAACCTTCAAAACCGCAATCATCACTGGAACTGCAATAACCAAACCGATGAGCATCTGGATGAAGTTGAAGGGCACCTCAACCAACGCCAGCGCTAGTGGATAACCCAGTATAAGAGTTTCGTAGAGCAGATATCCAGCAACCATCTCTAAACCGCCCACTGTAACCGCTATGGTGGCGCTCAACGCGATGCTTTTGGTTCTGTGATAAATCTTCCCCATCAACACTCCAACTATAAGACCTTCCACAGCTTTTATGGTAAATGTACCTGGAGCGAATTGTGCCGCGACGAGGGCATCTGCGATTGTAGCTCCTGCACCTGCCGCTGCCCCAACCAGTGGACCAAAAAGCAGGGCCGCTATATAGATGAGGGTTTCGCCGAGGTTGAAGTAGCCGCTTGTCGCGGGGATGGGAATTACAAAGAGCAGGGTTGCTACTGCAACAAGCGCCGCGAATACTGCTGCCGCTGCGATTTTGAAAGCGGTTGTTTGATCGTGTTTCGGTGTGTGTTGCGGTTTTTGTGCTTCAGTCATCCCTATCACGCTGTTATTTTCTTTGTGCAATAGATGTGGCTCCAAAATAAAAACACCAACGCTTCTCTGCCTACTACAACAGCCCAAGCCTTAGTGCTGCAGAGGTAGGGGAAAATTCTAAATCTTAGTCCAACCAAATATTTGCTGTTGATGATTATGAGTGTAAAAGAAGACCCGATTAAGCTCCACAAAGACGCTAACGCCTTAATGGAAAACGGCAAATACGCGGAAGCTCGCGACCTCTTCGTCAAGGTCGCCGAACTCTACTACAAAAATCAAAACTATTTTGGCTCCGCAGAAATGAACTATAAAGCAGGCGAATGCAGCTTTAAACTAAAAGAGTACCAAAAAGCAGTTGAACTCTTCACAAAATCCGCAGACGTCTCCTTCGCCAAGGGCTTTGACCGCTACGGGCTCAGCGGTCTTGAAAATGCACGGGACAGCCAAAAAGAGCTGGGTAACACCGCAGAAGTTGAGGCACTCAACGCAAAAATCGCGGAGATCAAAAAGAAACTGGAGCCTCCAGAAGAAGAATCAACGTTCTCTGTGTTTGGTTAAAACCCGCTTGAACCGCGTTTTTTTGGTTCTGCCTTTTTCTTTGCTTATGCCTTTTTTGAGCGTATCTCTTAGCTGGGGCAATCGTTTTTGGTTTGGCTTTGCGTGATTGCAAGTAAACTTGTACCTCGCTTATAGCAAGGCTTAAAACGTGAAAGCCCATTTTTATTCCAACCCAGTTGGGCGAGTAGCTCAGTACGGATAGAGCATCAGCCTTCTAAGCTGAGGGTCAAGGGTTCAAATCCCTTCCCGCCCGCCATACAATCAATTTACTTTTACAAGTTAATTCTGGATTTTCTTTGTTATCAAGACTGGCAAACTTGACCTTAACACTTCACCATCACCCCTTCAACCATAAAAATAACAAATGGCAGGTCAAGTTTCTGTAACAGGAACCATTTTGGCTGTAATTACTGTTAGTGACTTACAAGGTCATAGCGGCAAAAGTCATCCTTTAGATATTTACGCGCCCAATCCATCTCCTATAGTATCCGAGTTTCCCAAAACTGTGCTATTGAGTACACTCTTTGCTGCTGTAAGTCTACTTATATCGATTGGCGGGCGAAAGCTAACAACGATAACTATTTCAAACTAGTTTTAGCACTGTCACTTTTTTCTTCAGTCGATAGTAGAAAAATACGTTTACAATTACCATCATGATGAATATCATCAGTGGGTAGTTTGGTATCGGATAGGGTAAGGCGGTTGGTATTGGGGTGCCGCTTGGATTAAGTGGATATTCATAAAATATTTGGGTGCCTACACTGACCAGTTTGTATCCTGTTATTCTTAAAAGGATTAGTTCGCTTGTGGCAAAAAGAAGTGTCACCATTACCAAATTGAAAACGATGATAATAGATGTATACGTCTCAGTCTTCAATATTACTTTGCTCATCGCTGTTCATCTGTATGTTTTCTCTTTTTAAATACACAATCAAGACGGCATTTCCAACTACGGCGAAGATGAATACAGGTATTGGCCAGTTTAGAATGTCACTGCGCGCATAGGTGGGGGTTAATTCTATCGGCCCAACATAGCGTGTGTCGATGGTTAGGCTTATTTCTCCTACTACTTCTCTTCGTTGCTCTATGGAGTACAAGACAAACTGGTTTGATAGTAGTAGCAAAAAAGCCGTTAAAACATTGAAGGCAATGATGTAGGTTACCTTTTTGGTTGCCATAATTACTATTCGCTGTTATTTTAATATAAAATTAAACTGTTGTTTGGTTGTTTTTACTGTGCGTTTGGGGTTTCAAAGTGAAGTTGTCTGTTTGTTTTTCAATTTCAGTTGATAAACTTTTGTTTAACTTTAATTAAATTAAAGTTTATAGGGTTGGATGGATAATCCACCACTAATGGGGACATGCATGAAAACACCAACAAAAACCGAACAAACCTCACTATCTCATCTGAAATCAGCCTTTTACAAACTCGCAACCAGAGGTCACTTACGTTGAA
Coding sequences within:
- a CDS encoding tetratricopeptide repeat protein, giving the protein MSVKEDPIKLHKDANALMENGKYAEARDLFVKVAELYYKNQNYFGSAEMNYKAGECSFKLKEYQKAVELFTKSADVSFAKGFDRYGLSGLENARDSQKELGNTAEVEALNAKIAEIKKKLEPPEEESTFSVFG
- a CDS encoding glycosyltransferase family 2 protein, with product MREPSEVDVVILTKNSEHLLAKCLGSIYQNVPVKNLIIIDGYSTDTTLKILEQFNRKHHNIQIHQLNGSRAKARTEGIRKVTTDWFLFVDSDVVLCRDWFRKATGDLAEGVGAVWGLNVDLLPNVKNGRVLKLQSMVARQCFKLRGGMHDTLILRKAVEGIVIPEALHAYEDAYLVQWIEEHGYRAVIGSGIYCLHCKPPENWNLKNGVEQAIVELRCGLLYSHIFEYMVFYPVFFLYWGLQLPLNGFRNGSSR
- a CDS encoding AIR synthase family protein; translated protein: MKLPPGKIPIDILKDVVFKNLGADRSEVVLGPAAGVDGAIIDVGTKHAIVSMDPITGAVERIGWEAININANDVSTFGVEPAFFFSCIMLPSGADSKIVETISTQMHQAAKELGIAIVGGHCESTPGLANPIVVGCTVGLTEKGKYVTAAGAKAGDKIILTKTAGIEGTAILATDREEQLKKVFSPAVLEGAKHFYSQISVVKDALIAYRAGGVHAMHDPTEGGVLNGIHELADAAGLGVRVLEEKITVEPETAKICRFYEIDPLQLISSGALLIAADPAEADNIVNNLSREHIYSNIIGEFNPNPNKRILVHGDESAEMLPRPTSDHLWIALSR
- a CDS encoding glycosyltransferase, with translation MGESVDVVLLTKDSERVLRRCVESIYRNVPVAQLIVVDGYSKDNTLQIITEFDNKYHNVKVVMDRGNRATARQKGIEHVTAEWFLFVDSDVVLCRDWYKKAQKYIQPDVGAVWGIEVWSTITNPKTLRLFLTTTRKIFEVRGGTHDTLIRTSTIKDIKIPPDLHVFEDSYIKDWIAGKGYRVVACYSPFCIHYRPEQVWTLRGSLGLIAEAFEYGSPQLISRLLLAYGFYTVYSVYQMLNS
- a CDS encoding ECF transporter S component, with product MTEAQKPQHTPKHDQTTAFKIAAAAVFAALVAVATLLFVIPIPATSGYFNLGETLIYIAALLFGPLVGAAAGAGATIADALVAAQFAPGTFTIKAVEGLIVGVLMGKIYHRTKSIALSATIAVTVGGLEMVAGYLLYETLILGYPLALALVEVPFNFIQMLIGLVIAVPVMIAVLKVFPQLKSNL
- a CDS encoding class I SAM-dependent methyltransferase, which codes for MPYEQTYFTKCKYPKKQQLIERHVLEVLKWANQTFQINLLNGKGKRALDVGCALGFTSRVLLGLGYETYGVDISSWGAKQAKLAGGGEFLVCDAQTALPLKTEAFDLVTCFDVLEHMSDPERALLGMLEACKDTLVCTTPNRRVEKPLRKLLCDYDQTHISTKTPKEWQTAAAQLPAQSRRVEAFYDLAVRFGGKLFFKSFSLPTYGLTVRIAIRK